A part of Paenibacillus donghaensis genomic DNA contains:
- a CDS encoding ABC transporter ATP-binding protein, whose translation MYEPLLEVNHLKKYFPVTKGLLNRTVGQVKAVDDISIRIQPGETFGLVGESGSGKSTVGRTILRLTDKTAGQIKFKGVDIHTLAPVEMRKLRPQMQLIFQDPYSSLNPRVRVGDAIGEALLDHGLCTRSEVRGLVLEALEACGLSTYHIDRFPHEFSGGQRQRIGIARALILNPGLIIADEPVSALDVSIQAQIINLFSKLQQSKGLTYLFISHDLSVVEHLCSRIGVMYLGSMMETASRDELFKHPLHPYTKALLSAVPVPIPKLKRERIVLRGDIPSPANPPSGCKFHTRCPFAEEICRAEIPLFRDAGSEHFVACHLV comes from the coding sequence ATGTATGAACCTTTGCTTGAAGTCAATCATCTGAAGAAATACTTTCCGGTTACCAAAGGACTGCTGAACCGCACGGTCGGGCAGGTCAAAGCGGTGGATGATATCAGCATCCGTATTCAGCCCGGGGAGACCTTTGGGCTTGTCGGTGAATCCGGAAGCGGCAAGAGCACGGTCGGAAGAACCATTCTGCGTCTGACCGATAAAACGGCCGGACAAATTAAATTCAAGGGGGTGGACATCCATACCCTGGCACCGGTGGAAATGCGCAAACTCAGGCCGCAAATGCAGCTGATCTTCCAGGACCCCTACAGCTCGCTTAATCCCCGGGTCCGGGTAGGGGATGCCATAGGTGAAGCGCTGCTGGATCATGGATTATGCACCAGGTCAGAGGTGCGGGGGCTGGTGCTGGAAGCGCTGGAGGCCTGCGGGTTATCCACTTATCATATTGACCGTTTCCCGCATGAGTTCTCCGGAGGACAGCGGCAGCGCATCGGCATTGCCCGGGCGCTGATCCTGAATCCCGGATTGATCATTGCCGACGAGCCGGTGTCAGCGCTGGATGTGTCGATTCAAGCCCAGATCATCAACCTGTTCAGCAAGCTCCAACAGAGCAAGGGGCTGACGTATCTGTTCATTTCTCACGACCTGAGTGTGGTGGAACATTTATGTTCAAGAATCGGCGTGATGTATCTGGGTTCGATGATGGAGACCGCTTCCCGGGACGAGCTGTTCAAGCACCCGCTTCATCCGTATACCAAAGCGCTGCTCTCGGCTGTACCCGTTCCGATTCCAAAGCTGAAAAGGGAGAGGATTGTGCTGAGGGGCGATATTCCTAGCCCGGCGAACCCGCCTTCGGGTTGTAAATTTCATACCCGCTGCCCTTTTGCCGAAGAAATCTGCAGGGCCGAAATCCCGCTCTTCCGGGATGCCGGAAGCGAGCATTTTGTTGCCTGCCACCTGGTTTGA
- a CDS encoding sigma-70 family RNA polymerase sigma factor yields MGLEKDQAEVKEPGKGQSEMEELYLSYKGYAFSIAYRLLGVVADAEDAVQDSFMELQRRGLGGIENLKAYLAKSITNRCLNQLQSARSRRETYIGEWLPEPLIEAYDSPEAAAERNDTLSYAFLVLLERFTPVERAVFVLREVFEYDYESIADMVDKSAAACRQIFSRASRNFKAAFSAEQGGAAAGPSRTVLLKRFTAAFEAYDVGAMLELLAEQPVLIADGGGQEVHTILRPMAGQRGVLALLTSHRVLRELRSWQSEIVRINGEPNLLFRQDGEVAGMLCLEFTGDKIQQLYLIVEPDKLRTFG; encoded by the coding sequence ATGGGGCTGGAGAAAGATCAAGCCGAGGTGAAGGAGCCGGGCAAAGGACAGAGTGAGATGGAGGAGCTGTACCTGAGCTATAAGGGTTATGCGTTCTCCATAGCCTACCGCCTGCTGGGCGTGGTGGCGGATGCCGAAGATGCGGTGCAGGACAGCTTCATGGAGCTGCAGCGCAGGGGCCTCGGCGGGATTGAGAATCTCAAGGCATATTTAGCCAAAAGCATTACCAACCGCTGCCTGAATCAGCTGCAGTCTGCGCGTTCCCGGCGGGAGACATATATCGGCGAATGGCTTCCTGAGCCGCTTATAGAGGCCTATGATAGCCCGGAAGCCGCTGCGGAGCGCAACGATACGCTTTCTTATGCTTTTTTAGTGCTGCTGGAGCGCTTCACGCCGGTGGAAAGAGCGGTATTTGTCTTGCGGGAGGTGTTCGAATATGATTATGAATCGATTGCCGACATGGTGGACAAATCCGCGGCCGCCTGCCGCCAGATCTTCAGCCGTGCCTCGCGTAATTTCAAGGCGGCCTTTTCAGCGGAGCAAGGAGGGGCTGCGGCCGGACCTTCACGCACTGTGCTGCTGAAGCGGTTCACCGCCGCTTTTGAGGCTTATGATGTTGGCGCCATGCTGGAGCTGCTGGCAGAACAGCCTGTGCTGATAGCGGATGGCGGCGGGCAGGAGGTGCATACGATCCTGCGGCCGATGGCCGGACAGAGAGGCGTGCTGGCTCTGCTTACTTCGCACCGGGTGCTGCGTGAGCTGAGAAGCTGGCAGTCCGAGATTGTCCGGATCAATGGCGAACCCAATCTCCTGTTCAGGCAGGACGGCGAGGTTGCCGGGATGCTGTGCCTGGAGTTCACCGGAGACAAGATCCAGCAGCTGTATCTGATCGTTGAGCCCGATAAGCTGAGAACCTTCGGCTGA
- a CDS encoding 50S ribosomal protein L25, which yields MNTTVRLTERSGSTSSQRSKGFVPVVVYGAGSDTQSFTADAKTINEILGKNPRAILKVELPGSGAKNVVIQEVQRQPLSRQLLHIDFQQIDMKAELDTKVAFHFTGEAAGVKNGGVQQVELYELDIRTLPDKLTVKFDVDISGLEIGDQLLVSDLPKHEGWEVLTPEDTLIVRIASPLTLEEPTEDAAEQPAATAAEEDKQKE from the coding sequence ATGAATACAACAGTACGTTTGACAGAAAGATCCGGCTCTACTTCTTCACAGCGAAGTAAAGGTTTTGTACCGGTTGTCGTCTACGGTGCAGGTTCAGATACTCAATCCTTTACAGCTGATGCGAAGACCATTAATGAAATTCTGGGCAAAAACCCGCGCGCCATCCTGAAAGTGGAGCTTCCTGGTTCCGGCGCAAAGAACGTTGTGATCCAGGAGGTGCAGCGTCAGCCTTTATCAAGGCAGCTGCTGCATATTGATTTTCAGCAGATTGACATGAAGGCAGAGCTGGATACGAAGGTCGCGTTCCACTTTACCGGCGAAGCTGCAGGCGTGAAGAACGGCGGCGTACAGCAGGTAGAGCTGTATGAGCTGGATATCCGCACGCTGCCGGACAAGCTGACAGTCAAGTTTGATGTGGACATCAGCGGGCTGGAGATCGGCGATCAATTGCTGGTATCCGACCTTCCGAAACATGAGGGCTGGGAAGTGCTTACTCCTGAAGATACTTTGATTGTAAGAATCGCGTCTCCGCTGACGCTTGAAGAGCCAACCGAGGATGCCGCTGAACAACCAGCAGCAACTGCTGCCGAAGAAGACAAGCAGAAAGAATAG
- a CDS encoding ABC transporter permease gives MNSSVAPLQKLQSRSGKSSLFKQSVRRLLGNKLAVSGFVVVIFMFALCFVGPLFSPYTDNKINMAMMNKAPGLKHWLGTDALGRDIMTRVMQAGRISLTVGLASMVLSVFIGSLLGAIAGYYRGIADQIIMRLADLLLTVPSLPLLFIFGALLSEWKIPTDYRMYIVMLMLSIVNWPGLARMVRGQMLSLREREFMQATVVLGLRDWRKLWVHLLPNIVPLLIVMATLNIGGAILSESVLSFFGLGVMPPTPTWGNMIDAANNMIDFQQRPWLWIPPGLSIFATVIAINIFGDGLRDVLDPKQKR, from the coding sequence ATGAATAGTAGTGTCGCTCCGCTTCAGAAGTTGCAGTCACGGTCAGGGAAATCGTCATTGTTCAAACAGTCTGTGCGCAGACTGCTGGGGAACAAATTGGCGGTCTCCGGGTTTGTGGTGGTTATCTTTATGTTTGCACTTTGTTTTGTGGGTCCCTTATTCTCACCGTATACCGATAACAAAATTAATATGGCAATGATGAACAAGGCCCCGGGCCTGAAGCACTGGCTGGGAACCGATGCGCTGGGCAGAGACATTATGACCCGTGTGATGCAGGCGGGCCGGATCTCCCTGACCGTAGGCCTCGCCTCGATGGTACTCTCGGTCTTTATAGGTTCGCTGCTCGGCGCCATTGCCGGGTACTATCGCGGGATCGCGGATCAGATCATTATGCGCCTCGCGGATCTGCTGCTGACCGTGCCGAGCTTACCCCTGTTATTTATATTTGGAGCGTTGCTCTCGGAATGGAAGATCCCGACGGATTACCGGATGTATATCGTCATGCTCATGCTCAGCATTGTCAATTGGCCGGGTCTGGCCCGGATGGTGCGGGGGCAGATGCTCAGTCTGAGGGAGCGGGAGTTCATGCAGGCAACGGTGGTGCTGGGACTGCGCGATTGGCGCAAGTTATGGGTTCATCTGCTGCCCAATATCGTGCCACTCCTGATCGTCATGGCTACGCTGAATATCGGTGGAGCTATCCTCAGCGAGTCGGTGCTAAGCTTCTTTGGATTGGGCGTTATGCCACCCACGCCAACCTGGGGGAACATGATTGATGCCGCGAATAACATGATCGATTTCCAGCAGCGTCCCTGGCTGTGGATTCCGCCGGGACTGTCTATTTTTGCAACAGTAATTGCCATAAATATATTCGGTGACGGCCTCAGAGACGTGCTTGATCCCAAACAGAAGAGGTAG
- a CDS encoding N-acetylmuramoyl-L-alanine amidase → MKRLSFMLLFVALFLLLPDSGQAKAAVKTSTSILLDGQTIPLQQKDKVEIINGSVMVPLRIIAENLGMGVIWNQKNSTITIPKEIGSVELTIGKPTAMVDGASQTLTTAPLNRNGTTLVPLRFISEAMGVGVTWDNSSKVVGLTSADLPQPSATPAPQPSAVPSASPGPSATAKPAGTATPAPTASPAAATPTPAAGTTAVKGLSFSDNRLMIALEGNVQPLIHTVNEPPQIVVELPRTAFAASFTTTMLWDSNTQSGQLAVAGNPYVSSVYYGVSNVDASTVLMTLELAASTAYTSYVEGDSGSSLFVVDLNSSSPEPTTVPPVNPGNGKKTIVIDAGHGDSDPGAIGVTGKQEKAFNLSLALKVEQLLLKEPAFNVVMTRSGDTYPSLNKRADIANELGADAFFSIHANKAPGKPNVRGTETYYYSKDSKALADVMHKHIQGATGFTDRKVKHNNYRVLTRSTMPATLMEIGFLSNATEEGILFSDEFQNRVAAAIVAGIKEYFGVS, encoded by the coding sequence TTGAAAAGGCTCAGTTTTATGCTCCTGTTCGTGGCTCTGTTCTTATTACTTCCGGATAGTGGACAGGCTAAGGCCGCCGTCAAGACAAGCACGTCGATCCTGCTGGACGGTCAAACCATCCCTCTGCAGCAGAAGGACAAGGTTGAGATTATCAATGGCAGTGTAATGGTTCCCCTGCGGATCATTGCTGAGAATCTGGGAATGGGCGTGATCTGGAACCAGAAGAACAGCACTATAACCATTCCGAAGGAAATCGGCAGTGTGGAGCTGACGATCGGCAAACCAACCGCCATGGTGGATGGAGCAAGCCAGACGCTGACTACGGCTCCGCTGAACCGCAACGGAACCACGCTGGTGCCGCTGCGGTTCATTAGCGAAGCGATGGGTGTCGGCGTGACCTGGGACAACAGCAGCAAGGTCGTGGGCTTGACCTCGGCGGATCTCCCGCAGCCGTCAGCTACGCCGGCACCGCAGCCGAGTGCCGTCCCAAGCGCAAGCCCGGGACCTTCAGCTACAGCCAAGCCTGCCGGTACAGCTACGCCAGCACCAACGGCCAGCCCTGCTGCGGCAACACCAACCCCGGCTGCAGGCACTACAGCTGTCAAAGGGCTCAGCTTCAGCGATAACCGCCTGATGATTGCCCTCGAAGGCAATGTTCAACCGCTGATACATACCGTCAACGAGCCGCCCCAGATTGTGGTTGAACTGCCGCGTACCGCTTTTGCGGCGTCCTTCACCACAACGATGCTGTGGGATAGCAACACGCAATCCGGGCAGCTGGCTGTTGCCGGAAACCCGTATGTCAGCAGTGTATATTATGGAGTCTCGAATGTCGACGCTTCCACCGTGCTGATGACACTTGAGCTTGCTGCCAGCACCGCCTACACCAGCTACGTTGAAGGAGATAGCGGCTCCAGCCTGTTTGTGGTCGATCTGAACAGCTCCTCCCCTGAGCCAACCACAGTGCCGCCGGTCAATCCTGGCAACGGGAAGAAGACCATTGTCATTGATGCAGGACATGGCGACAGTGATCCCGGCGCGATCGGCGTCACAGGGAAACAGGAGAAGGCCTTTAACCTTAGCCTGGCCTTGAAGGTGGAGCAGCTCCTGCTGAAAGAGCCTGCCTTCAACGTTGTAATGACACGCAGCGGTGATACTTACCCTTCCTTAAACAAACGTGCGGACATCGCCAACGAGCTGGGGGCGGATGCCTTCTTCTCCATTCATGCCAACAAAGCTCCCGGCAAACCCAATGTACGGGGAACCGAAACCTATTATTACAGCAAGGACAGCAAAGCGCTGGCTGATGTTATGCATAAGCATATTCAGGGTGCAACGGGCTTTACAGACCGCAAGGTTAAGCATAACAACTACCGGGTATTAACCCGATCAACCATGCCCGCCACGCTCATGGAGATTGGCTTCCTCTCCAATGCCACCGAGGAAGGCATCCTGTTCTCAGATGAGTTCCAGAATAGGGTAGCGGCCGCCATTGTGGCCGGAATCAAGGAATATTTCGGGGTCTCCTGA
- a CDS encoding carboxymuconolactone decarboxylase family protein, translating to MNLRLNYRVVNDPAYQAMMAMEKFAGSRSGDKVLYELLKIRVSQINGCSFCLDMHAKDLLKLGDYSDHILLLSVWREVPLFTEKERAVLELAEAVTLISQEGVPQPLYEKLREHVSEEEYVDLIIAINTINSWNRIAISTGMYPGCFE from the coding sequence ATGAATTTGCGATTGAATTACAGAGTGGTCAATGATCCGGCTTACCAGGCGATGATGGCTATGGAGAAATTTGCAGGCAGCCGCAGCGGCGATAAGGTGCTCTATGAGCTGCTCAAAATAAGGGTGTCACAGATAAACGGCTGCTCCTTCTGTCTGGATATGCACGCAAAGGATCTGCTGAAACTCGGCGATTACAGCGATCATATCCTGCTGCTTAGTGTGTGGCGGGAGGTTCCGCTGTTTACAGAGAAGGAGCGTGCGGTGCTGGAGCTGGCCGAGGCGGTCACTCTGATCTCACAGGAGGGGGTGCCGCAGCCGCTCTATGAGAAGCTCAGAGAGCATGTCAGCGAAGAGGAATATGTGGATCTGATTATCGCCATCAACACCATCAACAGCTGGAACCGGATCGCCATTTCAACGGGGATGTATCCGGGCTGTTTCGAATGA
- a CDS encoding GGDEF domain-containing response regulator: MSTQKYKDLVEQRTKQTLQEWTEQPHITEKEIYRFLHNLKGTAGTVGMKEVEELAETTLPYFSDDSIRTWRVEEWGEYLYPFIPVFSAAPSALAVKGPVASLEQDTLYGEQQQNEILIIDDDVELVAYLKESLERQSYYVSIALSAERGLRFFYESKPDLILLDLKLPDQSGMEVLNQIIGKAKKERIPIIIISAEQSKEIVMEAYALGVMDFVTKPMDMDLFIVLIGNRFEMKREWQEAIIIDELTGAFNRKHFNQTIKQLISDFRRTSRIFSLALIDLDHFKKVNDTYGHLSGDEVLQAFALHVQESIRVEDVFCRFGGEEFALFLPNTDAASAQVVIRRIQETFSAKEFKGKNEAFHVTFSCGISEVTKSENEADKLVEEADQALYASKHAGRNQTQLFTELLTESLSGAVLNVIIVDDDILIRTIVTHHFSGWKPANISHIRINSFGNAQEFLDSGWYSPEEKYIILLDGVMPDLDGVEVLERIRGAYPEVNVLVIMLTGRNNQADIVHALQMGADDYVIKPFHMPELLSRIERLAHRFLF; the protein is encoded by the coding sequence ATGTCAACTCAAAAATATAAAGATCTGGTAGAACAGCGCACCAAGCAAACGTTGCAGGAATGGACCGAGCAGCCGCATATAACGGAAAAAGAAATTTATCGCTTTTTGCACAATCTGAAAGGTACCGCCGGAACCGTCGGGATGAAAGAGGTAGAGGAACTGGCGGAGACCACGCTGCCGTATTTCTCTGATGACAGCATCAGAACCTGGCGTGTGGAGGAATGGGGCGAATATTTGTATCCATTTATCCCCGTCTTCAGTGCTGCTCCGTCTGCATTGGCTGTAAAGGGGCCTGTCGCTTCATTGGAACAGGACACGCTATACGGCGAGCAGCAGCAGAATGAAATCCTGATCATCGATGATGATGTGGAACTGGTGGCCTACCTGAAGGAGTCGCTGGAACGGCAGTCCTATTATGTCAGCATTGCCTTGTCGGCGGAACGGGGCCTGCGTTTCTTCTATGAGAGCAAGCCGGATCTGATCCTGCTGGATTTAAAGCTTCCCGACCAGAGCGGGATGGAGGTGCTGAACCAGATTATCGGCAAGGCCAAAAAAGAACGGATTCCGATCATTATTATCAGTGCTGAACAATCCAAAGAGATTGTGATGGAAGCTTATGCGCTGGGTGTGATGGATTTTGTGACCAAGCCGATGGATATGGACTTGTTCATAGTGCTGATCGGCAACCGTTTCGAGATGAAACGGGAATGGCAGGAAGCGATTATTATCGATGAACTGACCGGTGCCTTCAATCGCAAGCATTTCAACCAGACCATCAAGCAGCTGATATCGGACTTCAGACGTACCTCACGGATATTCTCGCTGGCCCTGATTGATCTCGACCATTTCAAAAAAGTGAATGACACTTACGGCCATCTGTCTGGGGATGAGGTGCTGCAGGCGTTTGCGCTGCATGTCCAGGAGTCGATCCGCGTTGAGGATGTGTTCTGCCGCTTCGGCGGCGAGGAGTTTGCCCTATTCCTGCCCAACACGGATGCCGCTTCGGCGCAGGTGGTCATCCGGCGCATTCAGGAGACCTTCTCAGCCAAAGAATTTAAGGGCAAGAATGAAGCCTTTCATGTAACCTTCTCCTGCGGCATATCAGAGGTAACCAAATCAGAGAATGAAGCCGATAAACTGGTGGAGGAAGCGGATCAGGCATTGTACGCCAGCAAGCATGCCGGTAGGAACCAGACGCAGCTGTTCACCGAGCTGTTGACCGAAAGTTTGTCCGGCGCGGTGTTGAATGTGATCATTGTGGACGACGATATTCTGATCCGTACGATCGTTACGCATCATTTCTCAGGCTGGAAGCCGGCCAATATCTCGCATATCCGCATCAACAGCTTCGGGAATGCCCAGGAGTTCTTGGATTCCGGCTGGTATTCTCCTGAGGAGAAATATATTATTCTGCTGGATGGCGTCATGCCTGACTTGGACGGAGTAGAGGTACTGGAGCGCATTCGCGGCGCTTATCCGGAGGTGAATGTCCTGGTAATTATGCTGACAGGCAGAAACAACCAAGCGGATATCGTTCACGCGCTGCAGATGGGGGCGGATGATTATGTGATCAAACCGTTCCACATGCCGGAGCTGCTGTCACGGATTGAGCGGCTGGCCCACAGATTCCTGTTCTGA
- a CDS encoding PFL family protein: MSLVEVQETNKMIREMNLDVRTITMGISLMDCAHPDMATFNRNVYDKITRSAEKLVKTGEDLERQFGVPIVNKRISVTPISIAAGAVKTDSYVPVAEALDRAAKEVGVNFIGGFSALVQKGCTTGDRILIDSIPEALAVTERVCASVNVGSSRNGINMDAVKLMGDIIIQTAERTKDRDSIGCAKLVVFCNAVEDNPFMAGAFHGVGERECVINVGVSGPGVIKRALEEVRGQDFETLCETIKRTAFKVTRVGQLVAQEASKRMGVPFGIIDLSLAPTPLIGDSIAEIFQVMGLEEAGAPGTTAALAILNDNVKKGGVMASSYVGGLSGAFIPVSEDHGMIQAVQRGALTLEKLEAMTCVCSVGLDMIAIPGSTSKETIAGIIADEAAIGMVNNKTTAVRLIPVIGKEVGEMVEFGGLLGYAPVMAVNPFSCAGFVNRGGRIPAPIHSFKN; the protein is encoded by the coding sequence ATTTCATTGGTGGAAGTACAGGAAACGAATAAAATGATCCGCGAGATGAATCTGGATGTGCGCACCATTACGATGGGGATCAGCCTGATGGACTGTGCCCACCCGGATATGGCAACCTTCAACCGCAATGTCTATGACAAGATCACCCGTTCGGCCGAAAAGCTGGTCAAAACAGGGGAAGATCTGGAGCGCCAGTTCGGCGTGCCGATCGTCAACAAACGGATCTCCGTGACTCCGATCTCAATTGCTGCGGGTGCCGTGAAGACAGACAGCTATGTGCCCGTGGCGGAAGCGCTGGACCGGGCCGCGAAGGAGGTCGGCGTCAACTTTATCGGCGGCTTCTCAGCCCTAGTGCAGAAAGGCTGCACTACCGGAGACCGGATTCTGATCGACAGCATCCCGGAAGCACTGGCCGTTACGGAAAGAGTCTGCGCCTCTGTGAATGTAGGCTCTTCCCGAAACGGGATTAATATGGATGCTGTCAAGCTGATGGGCGATATCATTATTCAGACCGCCGAACGCACCAAGGACAGGGATTCCATTGGCTGCGCCAAGCTGGTGGTATTCTGCAATGCTGTGGAGGATAACCCGTTTATGGCCGGGGCCTTTCACGGGGTCGGCGAACGCGAATGCGTCATTAATGTCGGTGTCAGCGGACCCGGCGTAATCAAGCGGGCACTGGAAGAGGTAAGGGGCCAGGACTTCGAAACACTCTGCGAGACGATCAAGCGGACCGCCTTCAAGGTAACCCGGGTTGGACAGCTGGTTGCGCAGGAAGCCTCCAAACGGATGGGCGTGCCCTTCGGAATTATCGACCTCTCGCTTGCGCCTACGCCGCTGATCGGAGATTCGATCGCCGAGATCTTCCAGGTGATGGGACTGGAGGAAGCCGGAGCGCCCGGCACGACAGCCGCACTCGCCATCCTCAATGACAACGTCAAAAAAGGCGGTGTGATGGCTTCCTCCTACGTCGGCGGACTTAGCGGGGCTTTCATTCCGGTCAGTGAAGACCACGGTATGATCCAGGCCGTTCAGCGCGGCGCGCTGACGCTGGAGAAGCTGGAAGCGATGACCTGTGTCTGCTCCGTCGGCCTTGATATGATCGCGATTCCGGGCAGCACCTCCAAGGAGACCATTGCCGGCATCATCGCCGATGAGGCGGCCATTGGCATGGTCAACAACAAGACGACCGCCGTGCGCCTGATTCCGGTAATCGGCAAAGAAGTCGGCGAGATGGTCGAATTCGGCGGACTGCTGGGTTATGCACCCGTCATGGCGGTCAATCCTTTCAGCTGCGCGGGCTTCGTCAACCGCGGCGGACGGATTCCGGCCCCGATCCACAGCTTCAAGAACTAG
- a CDS encoding ABC transporter ATP-binding protein codes for MNSLLRVDGLSTHFEMEEGKVKAVDDVSFRIREGETVCIVGESGCGKSVTAMSIMGLVEEPGGKVAQGSIDFQGEDLLQLDKNTLRSIRGHEIAMIFQEPMSSLNPVLQIGEQIMEPLIVHLKMKKQQARARAIELIKQVGISRPEQIVSSYPHELSGGMLQRIMIAIAISCQPKLLIADEPTTALDVTIQAQILDMLREIKEHSNMSILLITHDLGVVAEMADYVIVMYSGKIVEEGEVVQLFENPRHPYTQGLLKSKPVIYQRREELYSIPGQVPNPLELTPSCYFHDRCEHCRPICQSRQPRLQKVGSQQQVSCWLYEEEPDHV; via the coding sequence ATGAATTCTTTACTGCGCGTAGACGGTCTGAGCACGCACTTCGAAATGGAAGAGGGAAAGGTCAAAGCGGTGGATGACGTGAGCTTCCGGATCAGGGAAGGGGAAACGGTCTGCATTGTCGGTGAATCGGGCTGCGGAAAAAGCGTGACCGCGATGTCCATCATGGGACTTGTTGAAGAGCCTGGCGGCAAGGTAGCTCAGGGAAGCATTGATTTTCAGGGAGAAGATTTATTGCAGCTGGATAAAAATACATTGCGGAGCATTCGCGGCCATGAGATCGCGATGATTTTTCAGGAGCCGATGTCTTCGCTTAATCCGGTTCTCCAAATCGGTGAGCAGATCATGGAGCCGCTGATTGTACATTTGAAGATGAAGAAGCAACAGGCACGGGCCAGGGCCATTGAATTAATTAAGCAGGTCGGCATCTCGCGGCCGGAGCAAATCGTAAGCAGTTATCCGCATGAACTCAGCGGGGGGATGCTGCAGCGCATTATGATTGCCATTGCGATTTCTTGTCAACCGAAGCTGTTGATTGCCGATGAGCCGACCACGGCGCTGGATGTGACCATCCAGGCCCAGATTCTCGATATGCTGCGTGAGATTAAAGAGCATTCGAATATGTCAATTTTGCTGATTACACACGATCTGGGTGTAGTAGCGGAGATGGCAGACTACGTGATTGTGATGTATTCCGGCAAAATCGTGGAGGAAGGCGAAGTGGTCCAGCTGTTCGAGAATCCCCGGCATCCCTATACACAGGGACTCTTGAAATCCAAGCCGGTGATTTATCAGCGGCGGGAGGAGCTGTATTCGATTCCCGGCCAAGTGCCGAACCCGCTTGAGCTTACGCCATCTTGTTATTTTCATGACCGGTGTGAGCATTGCAGGCCCATCTGCCAGAGCAGACAACCGCGTCTGCAAAAAGTGGGCAGTCAGCAGCAAGTGTCCTGCTGGTTGTATGAGGAGGAACCTGATCATGTATGA
- a CDS encoding ACT domain-containing protein: MKGIITVLGKDKVGIIAKVCTYLAEHNLNILDISQTIVQDYFNMMMIVDISAPTGSFEDIVEDLKQVGEEIGVEIKLQHEDIFNIMHRI; this comes from the coding sequence TTGAAAGGGATTATTACGGTACTGGGAAAAGACAAAGTAGGAATTATCGCCAAAGTGTGTACCTACCTGGCCGAGCACAATCTGAATATTCTTGATATTTCACAGACGATTGTACAGGACTATTTTAACATGATGATGATCGTGGATATTTCCGCGCCGACCGGCTCCTTCGAAGATATTGTCGAGGATCTGAAGCAGGTTGGGGAAGAGATTGGTGTAGAGATCAAGCTTCAGCACGAGGACATCTTCAATATTATGCACCGGATCTGA
- a CDS encoding response regulator transcription factor — protein sequence MKKVMVVDDEEVLRMLISDTLEDLEGVEIHTADNGVEALAKLSAASYDLVILDYMMPEMTGIEVLNQLDGEVKQATPILMLTAKAQEVDRNRAKEAGARYFMPKPFSPMELLQIVEGILSDI from the coding sequence ATGAAAAAAGTAATGGTAGTGGATGATGAGGAAGTGCTTAGAATGTTAATCTCCGATACGCTGGAGGATCTGGAAGGTGTGGAAATCCATACGGCCGACAACGGCGTGGAAGCGCTGGCCAAGCTGTCGGCAGCTTCTTATGATCTGGTCATTCTGGATTATATGATGCCGGAAATGACAGGCATTGAGGTGCTCAATCAGCTGGACGGGGAAGTGAAGCAGGCCACCCCTATTCTGATGCTGACGGCCAAGGCGCAGGAAGTGGACCGCAACCGGGCTAAAGAGGCGGGAGCACGTTACTTTATGCCCAAGCCGTTCAGTCCGATGGAGTTGCTGCAGATCGTGGAGGGAATACTAAGTGATATCTGA